A part of Halobacillus shinanisalinarum genomic DNA contains:
- a CDS encoding glycosyltransferase, with product MKLLFAHDFPMIRDTIGNVYSKGAFPYAVWERYLKHFDKMTILGRERERINYNDTSKEIINSLSVSSGPDTNFIGLPNLSSIKGKVINKRNAKLIIDRELKKSDALIARLPSEIGKLAITVAIDHGIPYLIELVGCPYDAYRFYGDFKGNVYAPISMYQTKKIVKNSQYTIYVTKEYLQERYPTKGDQVNISNVNINDINNEDILNTRINSIKTIGDRKLKIGMIGSLNSKYKGFDKAIEYISKLANFNDYEIHILGAGDENNFKEIIRETGMTSKVFFDGTRSSGEEVFKWLDGIDLFIHPSLTEGLPRALIEALSRGCLAIGSTRGGIPELLEEKYLFNPLDEKSFNRSIKNALHSVKSMEEQIYINLNKVKEYTIPQLSQKRDNFIRKFISENKLKL from the coding sequence ATGAAACTTTTGTTCGCTCACGATTTCCCTATGATTAGAGATACAATAGGAAATGTCTATTCAAAAGGAGCTTTCCCCTATGCAGTTTGGGAAAGGTATTTAAAACATTTTGATAAAATGACTATATTAGGTAGAGAGCGAGAGAGAATCAATTATAACGATACTAGTAAAGAAATAATTAATTCTTTATCAGTAAGCAGTGGGCCTGATACAAATTTCATAGGTCTTCCTAACTTAAGTAGTATTAAAGGGAAAGTAATAAATAAGAGAAATGCAAAACTCATAATTGATAGAGAATTAAAAAAATCAGATGCATTGATAGCAAGACTCCCAAGTGAAATTGGTAAATTAGCAATAACAGTAGCTATTGATCACGGTATACCTTATTTGATTGAATTAGTGGGGTGCCCTTATGATGCATACCGGTTTTATGGAGATTTTAAAGGCAACGTATATGCCCCAATAAGCATGTATCAAACTAAAAAGATTGTAAAAAATTCGCAGTATACGATTTACGTTACTAAAGAATACTTACAGGAGCGGTACCCTACTAAGGGTGATCAAGTTAATATTTCTAATGTTAATATCAATGATATTAATAATGAAGATATTTTAAATACTAGAATTAATTCTATAAAAACTATAGGGGATAGGAAATTAAAAATAGGCATGATTGGTTCTTTGAATTCAAAATATAAAGGATTTGATAAGGCGATAGAGTATATAAGTAAACTAGCCAATTTCAATGATTATGAAATTCATATCCTCGGTGCAGGTGATGAAAATAATTTTAAAGAAATAATTAGAGAGACCGGTATGACATCTAAAGTTTTCTTTGATGGAACAAGGTCTAGTGGTGAAGAGGTCTTTAAGTGGTTAGATGGTATAGATCTATTTATACACCCTAGTCTTACTGAAGGCTTACCAAGAGCTTTAATCGAAGCACTAAGTAGAGGGTGTCTAGCAATCGGTTCAACTAGGGGTGGAATACCTGAGTTATTAGAAGAAAAATATCTGTTTAACCCGTTAGACGAAAAATCTTTTAATAGAAGTATAAAGAATGCATTACACTCAGTAAAATCTATGGAAGAACAGATATATATAAATTTAAATAAGGTAAAAGAATATACCATTCCCCAATTATCTCAAAAACGTGATAATTTTATTCGGAAATTTATCTCAGAGAACAAATTGAAGTTATGA
- a CDS encoding glycosyltransferase family 1 protein yields MSNCKRVLHVFGAMDQGGAETRTMEIYRTINKNEVQFDFLTTKGGEHYYNEEIRKLGGRIFVIKPPKEVGLFRFIKSVMNLIKEKGPFYATHAHTSHNSGIISLASRLAGVKLRISHARTSSDRNNSGLLRRTYFFISRLLILANSNKLVACGYKAGSFLFGERIMKSGRVKLLPNAINLSPYLSLSAENKEQKKAEIDINTNNFVVGHVGSFRKVKNHNFLIELFSNIKKCIPNAKLVLVGDGELRDEIKAKVIQLKIEKDVFFLGKRSDIPEILNMFDVFLLPSYYEGIPGVIVEAQAAKVPSVISETVTKEVDLGLGLTSYVDLNEPYEKWVDAIKLAATSKNITEKQVVDKISSRGYEVNTASKVLMTIYDLH; encoded by the coding sequence GTGAGTAATTGTAAAAGAGTACTACATGTTTTCGGTGCAATGGATCAAGGTGGCGCTGAAACAAGAACTATGGAAATATACAGAACAATTAATAAAAATGAAGTACAATTCGACTTCTTAACTACAAAAGGTGGGGAGCATTACTACAATGAGGAAATAAGAAAATTAGGAGGTAGAATTTTTGTGATTAAACCTCCAAAAGAAGTTGGATTATTTAGATTTATAAAAAGTGTTATGAATTTAATAAAAGAAAAAGGGCCCTTTTATGCAACACACGCACATACATCACATAATTCCGGTATTATTTCTCTTGCTTCAAGATTAGCTGGAGTCAAATTAAGAATTTCTCATGCAAGGACTTCCTCTGATAGAAATAATAGTGGTTTACTAAGAAGAACATACTTTTTTATATCAAGATTATTAATTCTGGCAAATTCAAATAAATTAGTTGCCTGTGGCTATAAGGCTGGTTCCTTTTTGTTTGGTGAGAGAATAATGAAGTCCGGACGTGTTAAATTGTTACCTAACGCTATTAATTTATCACCCTATTTATCTCTTAGTGCGGAAAATAAAGAACAAAAAAAGGCAGAAATAGATATTAACACGAATAACTTCGTTGTAGGTCATGTTGGGAGCTTTAGAAAGGTTAAGAACCATAACTTTCTAATAGAACTTTTTTCAAATATTAAAAAATGTATCCCCAATGCAAAATTGGTGTTGGTAGGTGATGGAGAATTAAGGGATGAAATAAAGGCTAAAGTAATTCAATTGAAAATAGAGAAGGATGTTTTTTTTCTTGGGAAACGCTCCGATATTCCAGAAATATTAAATATGTTTGACGTATTTTTACTTCCCTCATACTATGAAGGAATTCCGGGTGTTATAGTAGAAGCTCAAGCTGCAAAAGTTCCTAGTGTGATTTCGGAAACAGTAACTAAAGAGGTAGATCTAGGATTGGGACTAACTAGTTACGTAGATTTAAATGAACCTTATGAAAAGTGGGTTGACGCTATTAAATTGGCAGCAACAAGTAAAAATATTACTGAAAAACAGGTTGTAGATAAGATATCCTCCCGTGGTTATGAAGTTAACACTGCGTCCAAAGTATTGATGACTATATACGATTTACATTAA
- the wzy gene encoding O-antigen polysaccharide polymerase Wzy, translating to MHALEQKQRQIHLLANIFLNLFIIFGIYIFYLYVLEYRSLLSSENIILISKVLAYFSIFLTIYYVICWGKITGVTFNLFSMFLISFILFTMGQPILFSFNQDPSVNLYLRLPLESIVKAEIYTLICFSSLFVGGLISLYFSKNKGKKMNDFQETNTIFAFRNVGLLLFSLTLLPTIYFMFNNFQLASSVGYGALSGSSSSNIISKIISMMSDYFIISLVLMLIGYKDKKVIVNIINFIAILYSFSYFLLGDRAIPTTIILMVLWFNTNIRKKVNFKSYIKILVLVTALLTLFPIIGDLRTEGLISISELTSNISLNSKEEESNFVVESIGTFGYSMFPLVKTMDIVPEVSPFKFGSSYFFALTTVVPNIFGGQHIGAQNSALAQWLMNILDMNYGPGYSIPAEAYYNFGWFPVPIMILMGILFAKLLTFTTFDKGNYIKLFIILSFFYMNLTAPRAEFLGIVRDVTYYIIPVYLLLLLAINHITLRRKTTCEKTSIHKDI from the coding sequence ATGCATGCTCTTGAACAGAAGCAAAGACAAATACATTTATTAGCAAATATCTTCTTAAACTTATTTATTATTTTTGGAATATATATTTTCTATTTATATGTTCTAGAGTATAGATCACTTCTAAGCAGTGAAAATATTATTTTAATTTCTAAAGTATTAGCCTACTTTTCTATATTTTTAACCATTTATTATGTAATTTGTTGGGGGAAAATAACAGGAGTTACCTTTAACCTTTTCTCAATGTTCTTAATTTCTTTTATCCTATTTACAATGGGACAACCAATTTTATTCTCATTTAATCAAGATCCAAGTGTAAACCTATATTTAAGGCTCCCATTAGAAAGTATTGTAAAAGCAGAAATATATACTTTAATTTGCTTTTCTTCACTTTTTGTAGGTGGATTAATATCTCTGTATTTTAGTAAAAATAAGGGTAAAAAAATGAATGATTTTCAAGAAACTAATACTATATTCGCATTCCGAAATGTAGGGCTGCTTTTATTTTCCCTTACACTATTACCAACGATCTATTTCATGTTTAATAATTTTCAGTTAGCAAGTTCAGTGGGGTATGGTGCCTTATCGGGATCATCGAGTTCAAACATTATATCAAAGATTATCTCTATGATGTCTGATTACTTTATCATTTCGTTAGTATTAATGTTAATCGGCTATAAAGATAAAAAAGTAATTGTAAATATAATTAATTTTATAGCGATATTGTATTCATTTAGTTATTTTCTTTTAGGTGATAGAGCTATCCCAACTACTATTATTTTGATGGTCTTATGGTTTAACACTAATATAAGAAAAAAGGTAAACTTCAAGTCATACATTAAAATATTAGTATTAGTTACTGCATTATTAACATTATTTCCGATAATAGGTGATTTGAGAACTGAAGGTCTTATTTCAATTTCTGAGTTGACTTCTAATATAAGTTTAAATTCAAAGGAAGAAGAGTCAAATTTTGTAGTTGAATCAATAGGGACCTTTGGGTATAGTATGTTTCCTCTTGTGAAAACAATGGATATAGTACCAGAGGTTTCTCCATTTAAGTTTGGTTCTTCCTACTTTTTTGCACTAACGACTGTAGTTCCGAATATATTTGGGGGACAGCATATAGGTGCTCAAAATAGCGCTTTGGCTCAGTGGTTGATGAATATTTTGGATATGAACTATGGGCCTGGATATTCAATTCCTGCTGAGGCATATTATAATTTTGGATGGTTTCCTGTCCCCATAATGATTTTAATGGGAATACTTTTTGCAAAACTTCTTACGTTTACTACCTTTGATAAAGGTAATTATATTAAATTGTTTATCATTTTATCATTTTTTTATATGAACTTAACTGCTCCTAGGGCCGAATTTTTAGGGATAGTAAGAGACGTCACCTATTATATTATCCCTGTGTATTTGTTACTACTGCTAGCAATAAATCACATTACGTTACGAAGAAAAACTACCTGCGAGAAAACTAGTATTCATAAAGATATATAG
- a CDS encoding acyl-CoA synthetase family protein: MKEKLYNLSPIFIQNILISLYGYKLKRERYSKYYKNKMGELRKRVEPKFDYYGYQLDQLNKFLDYAKKNSVYYSKLISSRSLPLKSVEEIKDIPVLEKEDIRKNIEEIVSIPKSGGIKSQTGGTTGKSLTVYYTNRDMQERMAYLDYFKEKHGIRKGMKRASFGGRTMVPLKQKKKVFWRYNLPLKQMLFSSFHLSEENIPYYIKALNKFKPHSLDGFPSVILQIAKYALRNNIKFTFKPIAIFPNAETLLSEDKKIIEKAFNSIVRDQYASSEGAPFITECPYGSLHLNIDTGVFESVNVRGNVGEIYVTSFTTRGTPLIRYKIGDSVEFKEGICSCGAKTPIIKRIIGRSMDYLYSEERGAVNSPNIANTVKKLPHSVKNIQFVQNEYDRIIVNVVRDDTLYKEEHTNIIIKELQKRLGEKLYFEVRFLDKIPVQNSGKTRFIINNLNK, encoded by the coding sequence ATGAAGGAAAAGTTATATAATTTATCCCCAATATTTATACAAAACATATTAATATCCTTATACGGATATAAATTAAAGCGGGAAAGGTATAGTAAGTATTATAAAAATAAGATGGGTGAACTAAGAAAAAGGGTTGAGCCGAAGTTTGACTATTATGGTTATCAATTGGATCAATTAAACAAATTTTTAGATTACGCTAAAAAAAATAGTGTATATTATTCAAAATTGATCAGCAGCAGAAGCTTGCCTCTTAAAAGTGTTGAAGAAATTAAAGATATACCTGTTTTAGAAAAAGAAGATATCCGTAAGAACATAGAAGAAATTGTATCTATACCAAAGTCAGGAGGGATAAAATCTCAGACTGGTGGTACAACAGGAAAAAGTTTAACAGTTTATTATACAAATAGAGACATGCAGGAAAGAATGGCGTATTTAGATTACTTTAAAGAGAAACACGGAATAAGGAAAGGAATGAAGCGTGCAAGTTTTGGAGGAAGAACCATGGTTCCACTTAAACAGAAGAAGAAGGTTTTCTGGAGATACAATCTTCCTCTAAAACAAATGCTTTTTTCAAGCTTTCATCTTTCTGAAGAAAATATCCCATATTATATAAAAGCCTTGAATAAATTCAAACCCCATTCGTTAGATGGGTTTCCGTCTGTTATCCTGCAAATTGCAAAATATGCTTTAAGAAATAATATTAAATTCACTTTTAAACCAATAGCAATCTTTCCAAATGCAGAAACGCTTTTAAGTGAAGATAAAAAGATAATTGAAAAAGCGTTTAATAGTATAGTTAGAGATCAATATGCATCTTCAGAAGGGGCACCGTTTATTACTGAATGTCCGTATGGATCATTACATTTAAATATTGATACAGGAGTTTTTGAGAGTGTAAATGTAAGAGGTAATGTTGGCGAAATTTACGTAACAAGCTTTACCACACGTGGTACTCCTTTAATTAGATATAAAATAGGAGATAGTGTTGAGTTTAAAGAGGGAATATGTAGTTGTGGAGCAAAAACCCCCATTATAAAGAGAATTATTGGAAGGAGTATGGATTACTTATACTCTGAGGAACGTGGAGCAGTAAACAGTCCTAACATAGCAAATACTGTAAAAAAATTACCGCATTCCGTTAAAAATATACAGTTTGTTCAGAACGAATATGATCGTATTATTGTAAATGTTGTCAGGGATGACACCTTATATAAAGAAGAACACACTAATATAATAATAAAGGAATTACAAAAAAGACTAGGTGAAAAGTTATATTTTGAAGTAAGGTTTTTAGATAAAATACCAGTTCAAAATAGTGGTAAGACAAGGTTTATAATAAATAACTTAAATAAATAA